GAAGCATCCCAACGTCACGCTCCGCGTGATCGACGGCGCGGATCATTCGATGATGCTGGGCGTGAGCCCGCAGGGGCAGATCGATCCGGCGAACTTCGGCAAGCTCGCGCCCGATGCACCCGCTTATTTCGGGCTGCTGGCGAGTTGGCTTACCGAACGCGGGATCGTGGCGGCGAAGCGCTGAGGGGAGGTCCGGCTCCGCAGGCGCTCTAGAGACCCATCGCCTCGTACGTTGCAGCCAGAGTGGGGGCCGCCAGCGCGCGCGCCTTCTCGGCGCCCTTGGCGAGCAGCCGATCCAGTTCGGCGGGATCGCCCTGCAATTCCTTCAGGCGCGCGGCGATCGGGGAGAGCTTAGCCACCGCCAGATCGGCCAGTGCCGGCTTGAAGCTGCCGAAGCCCTGTCCGCCGAACTGCGCCAGCACGCTCGCGACGTCCGTGCCCGCCAGCGCCGCATAGATATCGACGAGGTTCTTGGCCTCGGCGCGGCCTTCGAGGCCGGTCGCCTCGGACGGAAGCGGCTCGGGATCGGTCTTCGCCTTGCGCAGCTTGGCGGCGATCGTGTCGGCATCGTCGGTCAGGTTGATGCGCGCCATGTCGGACGGATCGGACTTGGACATCTTCGCGCTGCCGTCGCGCAGGCTCATGATCCGCGCCGCGTCGGGCGGGATCATCGGCTCGGGCAGGGTGAACAGCTCCACGCCATAATCGGTGTTGAACTTGGTCGCGATGTCGCGCGCCAGCTCCAGATGCTGCTTCTGGTCCTGGCCGACCGGCACGTGCGTCGCCTGATACAGCAGCACGTCCGCCGCCTGCAGCACCGGATAGGTATAGAGCGCGACGCTGGCGCCCTCGCGATTCTTGCCGGATTTGTCCTTGAACTGCGTCATCCGGTTCAGCCAGCCGACGCGCGCGGTGGCGTTCAGCAGCCATTGCAGCTGGGCATGTTCGGTCACGGCCCGCTGGCGGAACAGGATCGATCGGTCGGGATCGATGCCGCAGGCGATCAAGGCGGCCGCCATCTCGCGGATGCCCTGCGCGAAGGCCTTGGGCTCCTGATACTCGCTGATCGCGTGGAGATCGGCGAGGAAGAACAGGCATTCGCCGCCTTCCGCCTCCAGCCGATCCTGCATCACCACCCAGTTGCGGATGGCGCCGAGATAATTGCCGAGGTGGAGGTTGCCCGTAGGCTGGATGCCGGAGACTGTGCGCATGGTGGCGCGGCTGTCCACCAGCCGCCCGGTCCGGTCAAGCGTCCGACGAAATGTTTCGGGTTTAACCTTCCCTAAGGGATGTTCGCTTACGCCCGTTCATCTAGCCCATACACCTTGCGACAGGCGAATGATGAGCGGTCTTAAAAGCGCGATGTTGAATTACGAGGAGGTCGGCGAGCCGCACGAACGCCGCCGCGCCGCGCGCCACACGACCGTTTTCCAGGTCGCCAAGCTCTGCACCGCCCGCTCCGAGGAATTGTGCATCCTGCGCGATATTTCGGATACCGGCCTGCGCGCCGAAATCTATTGTCATGTCGAACCCGGCGAACCCGTCGTGCTGGAGATGCGGACGGGGCATCGCCTGAACGGCACCGTCGTCTGGAATCGCGAGCCTTCGATCGGCGTGCAGTTCGATGCGCCGATCTCGGTGCCCGAGGTTCTCGCCCATTGCTCGTTCGACGACCGGATCGGGCGGATGCGTCCGCCGCGTATCGACGTCACGATGCCGGGGCTGGTCCTGTCCGGGCGCCAGCTGATCGACGTGGAGATCTGCAACATCTCCCAGGCCGGCATGAAGATCACGACGGCCGAGCCGCTTCTGGCGGGATCGGACGTGACGGTGAGGCTCGCGGGGATCGGCCAGCGCGGCGCCAAGGTGCGCTGGTTCCGGGAGGGGCAGGCGGGCCTCCAGCTCTTGCAGGCGCTGACCTATGCCGAATTCGCCGCGTGGCGCGTGGAATGCCTCGCGGAAGCCGCGCGCGGCTGAACCGCCTTTATTTCCGGCGGCGCAGCAGCTGGGCCCTGAGCTCGGCCGGGCGGAAGGCGCCGAGCGCGATCGCGGCGCCGAAATAGACGATCCCGGCCGCCGCCATCAGTCCGCCGAGCCAGAGCGCGCGTTCCACCAGCGGGCCGGTCATGTGCGGCGTCGTCCAGTCGGACACCGCCACCAGCATCGCCGCCATCGCCACGGTCGCCAGCGTGAGCCGGATCAGCGCGCGCTTCAGCCGCTCGTCGATGCGGAAATGGCCGCGCCGGTGCAGCGTGGCATACAGCAGGCCCGCATTCACCCAGGCCGAAATGGCCGTGGAAAGCGCGAGGCCGACATGCTGGAGCGGCCAGATCAGGATCAGATTGCCGATCAGATTGGCGAGCATCGCCACCAGCGCGATCCGGACCGGAGTCCTCGTGTCGGTGCGCGCGTGGAAGCCCGGCACCAGCACCTTGATCAGGATGTAGGCGGGCAGCCCCAGCGAGAAGGCCGCGAGGGCATTGGCGCTGGCGAGCGTGTCGCCCGCGGTGAAGGCGCCGTGCTGGAGCAGGGCCTGGATGATCGGAAAGGCCGCCACCATCAGCGCCGCCGTCGCGGGCAGGGTGAGAACCAGCGAGAGTTCGATCGCCCGATTCTGGGTCGTATTGGCGCCACCTGCGTCACCGCCGGCGATCTGGCGCGAGAGGCCCGGCAGCATCGCCGTGCCCACGCCGATGCCGATCAGGCCGAGCGGCAGCTGGTTCAGGCGATCGGCGTAATAGAGATAGGAAACCGCGCCCTGCGGCAAGAAGCGCGCGGCCAGGCTCGTCGAGATCAGCAGGTTGAACTGGACCGCGCCCGCGCCGAGCGCGGCGGGCCAGATGATGTGGAGCAGCTGACGCACCTTCGGATTGATGCGCGGGCGGCGCAGGCGGAGCGAGGTGCCCGCCCGTGCGCAGGCCCACATCAGCCACGCGAGCTGCGCCACGCCCGAGACGGTGACCGAGATCGCCTGGGTATAGGCCGTCTCCAGCGGTGTCGCGCCCCGGAAGAAGACGAGACCCACGATCATGCAGATGTTCAGCAGGATCGGCGCTGCGGCATTCACCCAGAAGCGGTCGACCGAATTGAGGATGCCGCCCAGCAGCGAGACGAGGCTGATCAGCGCCAGATAGGGGAAGGTGATGCGCGTGAGCGAAACCGCCAGCGCGAACTTGTCCGGCCCGCCATCGGGGAAGCCCCCCGTCATCGCCCACACGATCGGCGCGGTCGCGGCCATCATCAGGATCGTGAAGACCAGCAGGATCGGGAACAGGATCGCCAGCACTTGCTCGGCGAAATCCAGCGCGGCGGGCAGCCCGCCATCCTCGCGCCCCACTTCGCGATTGAACATCGGCACGAAGGCCGAAGCGAAGGCGCCTTCCGCGAACAAGGCGCGGAACAGATTGGGCAGGCGCCACGCGATCAGGAACGCGTCGTTGGCGAAGCCCGCGCCCACGAACTGCGCCATCAGCATGTCGCGCACGAAGCCCGCGATGCGGCTGATGAGCGTGAGGCCGCCGATCGTGGCGGTGTTGCGGACGAGGCTCATGGGTGCGGCTTACCGAAAACGGGAGCGGCGTTCACCGCTCCGTTCGTCCTGAGCCTGTCGAAGGACGGGCTATCAGCGCTGCGCCCAGCCGCCCGCGCTTCGACTTCGCTCAGCACGAACGGGTGGGACAGGCAATTCACTTGGGCCCGAGACTTGGGGGCAGGGGGTCAGGCTTCGCCGGCCGGCTCCGCGCCGGCGAGCGCGGCGGCCTGTGCGGTCTGCTGCTGATACAGCGCGCCGAAATCGATGGGATCCAGCAGCAGCGGCGGGAAATTGCCGTCGCGGATCGTCTCGGCGACGATGCGGCGCGCGAACGGGAAGAGCAGGCGCGGCGCCTCGGCATAGAGGAACGG
This DNA window, taken from Sphingomonas sp. AP4-R1, encodes the following:
- the trpS gene encoding tryptophan--tRNA ligase, encoding MRTVSGIQPTGNLHLGNYLGAIRNWVVMQDRLEAEGGECLFFLADLHAISEYQEPKAFAQGIREMAAALIACGIDPDRSILFRQRAVTEHAQLQWLLNATARVGWLNRMTQFKDKSGKNREGASVALYTYPVLQAADVLLYQATHVPVGQDQKQHLELARDIATKFNTDYGVELFTLPEPMIPPDAARIMSLRDGSAKMSKSDPSDMARINLTDDADTIAAKLRKAKTDPEPLPSEATGLEGRAEAKNLVDIYAALAGTDVASVLAQFGGQGFGSFKPALADLAVAKLSPIAARLKELQGDPAELDRLLAKGAEKARALAAPTLAATYEAMGL
- a CDS encoding PilZ domain-containing protein, whose translation is MMSGLKSAMLNYEEVGEPHERRRAARHTTVFQVAKLCTARSEELCILRDISDTGLRAEIYCHVEPGEPVVLEMRTGHRLNGTVVWNREPSIGVQFDAPISVPEVLAHCSFDDRIGRMRPPRIDVTMPGLVLSGRQLIDVEICNISQAGMKITTAEPLLAGSDVTVRLAGIGQRGAKVRWFREGQAGLQLLQALTYAEFAAWRVECLAEAARG
- the murJ gene encoding murein biosynthesis integral membrane protein MurJ encodes the protein MSLVRNTATIGGLTLISRIAGFVRDMLMAQFVGAGFANDAFLIAWRLPNLFRALFAEGAFASAFVPMFNREVGREDGGLPAALDFAEQVLAILFPILLVFTILMMAATAPIVWAMTGGFPDGGPDKFALAVSLTRITFPYLALISLVSLLGGILNSVDRFWVNAAAPILLNICMIVGLVFFRGATPLETAYTQAISVTVSGVAQLAWLMWACARAGTSLRLRRPRINPKVRQLLHIIWPAALGAGAVQFNLLISTSLAARFLPQGAVSYLYYADRLNQLPLGLIGIGVGTAMLPGLSRQIAGGDAGGANTTQNRAIELSLVLTLPATAALMVAAFPIIQALLQHGAFTAGDTLASANALAAFSLGLPAYILIKVLVPGFHARTDTRTPVRIALVAMLANLIGNLILIWPLQHVGLALSTAISAWVNAGLLYATLHRRGHFRIDERLKRALIRLTLATVAMAAMLVAVSDWTTPHMTGPLVERALWLGGLMAAAGIVYFGAAIALGAFRPAELRAQLLRRRK